A single genomic interval of Fibrobacter sp. UWB13 harbors:
- a CDS encoding OmpA family protein, with product MRMISRIALSAMVAASFASAGKLAPNKTHAVLNVTYTNEDNVPHAKKKLTFVGQNKGKKVVITTDVYGEASFHIPREDSYTILCESLTGPFECGETPYVSRTASTGGISVVFDDTRSELTGVTFKAGSAELVPSSLKTLNAAIAGLKRNPKAKIEVEGHTSSEGSAELNQQLSEDRANSVRNYMIEQGIDADRVTAVGYGPSRPKGDNSTEAGRRANRRIELKVLNADEVNF from the coding sequence ATGAGAATGATTTCCCGTATTGCCCTTTCGGCTATGGTGGCTGCATCTTTTGCATCTGCCGGCAAGCTCGCACCGAACAAGACGCATGCCGTGTTGAACGTGACTTACACGAACGAAGATAACGTTCCGCATGCCAAGAAAAAGCTCACGTTTGTGGGTCAGAACAAGGGAAAAAAGGTGGTCATCACGACGGACGTTTATGGTGAAGCAAGCTTCCATATTCCGCGTGAAGATTCTTACACGATTCTCTGTGAAAGTTTGACGGGACCGTTCGAATGCGGCGAAACTCCGTATGTTTCTCGCACGGCAAGCACGGGTGGAATTTCGGTTGTTTTTGACGATACTCGTTCGGAACTTACGGGTGTGACGTTCAAGGCGGGCAGCGCTGAACTTGTGCCGAGCTCCTTGAAAACTCTCAATGCTGCAATTGCAGGGCTCAAGCGCAATCCGAAGGCTAAGATTGAGGTGGAAGGTCATACGAGTAGCGAGGGTTCCGCAGAACTCAACCAGCAGCTTTCCGAAGACCGCGCAAACAGTGTCCGCAATTACATGATTGAACAGGGCATTGACGCCGACCGCGTGACTGCTGTGGGCTACGGCCCGAGCCGCCCGAAGGGTGACAACTCGACAGAAGCGGGTCGCCGTGCCAACCGTCGCATTGAGCTTAAAGTGCTCAACGCCGACGAAGTGAATTTTTAA
- a CDS encoding serine/threonine-protein kinase, which produces MEEVKATQSRKKVKDQLPSKIGGYKPIQALNSGAMGSLWLCRDPSLDRLVVAKRLNTNLNQQDIYIKRFLQEGSILAHLNHPSIIQPYALWKDSDGNYTMSMEYVQGSSLKDLLLRNKRPPVWVVETILYELLSALSHAHRNSVTHRDLKPANMMIDKDGRVRLLDFGIAHTETPLEIGKELTQTGCIIGTAAYMSPEQIMGQKVNYASDLFSIGIIASEMLIGENLFRGKDFEETRENILKMKFKLEVFPNDVPKPLRKFVLKLLNKRASKRPSSACDAANELADLMREYPRDMTPYIAEWADTVNEDQPIDSVISPKPQKTTFKYGIGFILGVIVTAIAFIGVQLAI; this is translated from the coding sequence ATGGAAGAGGTCAAGGCAACACAGTCTCGAAAGAAAGTCAAGGATCAACTCCCGTCTAAAATTGGCGGATACAAACCAATACAAGCTCTCAATAGCGGAGCCATGGGTAGCCTGTGGCTCTGTAGAGACCCGTCCCTTGACCGACTTGTCGTCGCCAAAAGGCTCAATACAAACTTGAACCAGCAGGACATCTACATCAAGAGATTCCTGCAAGAAGGGAGCATCCTCGCCCACCTGAACCACCCGAGCATCATCCAGCCGTATGCCCTCTGGAAAGACAGCGACGGCAACTACACGATGTCGATGGAGTACGTACAAGGTTCAAGCCTCAAGGACTTGCTCCTCAGGAACAAGCGACCGCCCGTCTGGGTTGTCGAGACCATTTTGTACGAACTCTTGAGCGCCTTGAGCCATGCCCACCGCAACAGCGTGACCCACCGCGACTTGAAGCCCGCCAACATGATGATTGACAAGGACGGACGAGTGCGCCTCCTCGACTTTGGCATTGCGCACACCGAAACCCCGCTCGAAATCGGCAAGGAACTTACGCAGACCGGTTGCATCATCGGGACCGCCGCCTACATGAGCCCAGAACAAATCATGGGGCAAAAGGTCAACTACGCAAGCGACCTCTTTAGCATCGGCATCATCGCAAGCGAAATGCTCATCGGCGAGAATCTTTTCCGCGGCAAGGACTTCGAGGAGACCCGCGAAAACATTCTCAAGATGAAGTTCAAGCTGGAAGTTTTCCCAAACGATGTTCCAAAACCGCTCCGCAAGTTCGTGTTGAAACTGCTCAACAAACGCGCCAGCAAGCGCCCCTCTTCAGCATGCGACGCCGCCAACGAACTCGCCGACCTCATGAGAGAATACCCGCGCGATATGACCCCCTACATCGCCGAATGGGCCGATACCGTAAACGAAGACCAACCGATCGATTCCGTGATATCTCCGAAGCCGCAAAAAACTACATTTAAGTATGGAATAGGATTTATACTAGGAGTGATAGTTACAGCCATCGCATTCATCGGTGTGCAGTTAGCTATCTAG
- the nadB gene encoding L-aspartate oxidase, whose amino-acid sequence MYDILVLGAGISGLSAALHAAEKGFHVVILTKGAKPDGSSNYAQGGICSVTEKTDKFEFHVADTLEAGAGLCKKDSVKILVKNGPTTIKQLVKWGVQFTPSPEDKTQFDLHLEGGHSHHRILHAADLTGKEIMRALLCELHKQKNIDYLENCYIKDLICEGEGKDKRCVGAKIIHQKSGEVESIYAKATILSTGGAGRIWQYTVCPPDSCGDGMAIAARAGAALQDIEFMQFHPTSLYAPKFKKPFLISEAVRGFGGILKNDKGEEFMNQVHPLHSLAPRDIVARAIHSEMQRLGKDHMFIDLSGRTPKDIKSHFPHIYSKCMDAGIDITKEWIPVVPAAHYMCGGVLVDTWSRTEIKGLYACGEVAATGVHGANRLASNSLLESVVFAIRAVDDIEKSGITKDKFTAPKSKKETVSFAKAAYWRKRKKMLQDMMWTHCGIVRTVAGLNQGLKVIESLEADVAAAIKNKETENLHFLEFLNALQVSKMILIAALRRKESRGLHYILDYPNQDPKTKHQSIYLSDKK is encoded by the coding sequence ATGTACGATATTTTGGTTCTGGGTGCCGGCATTTCTGGATTGAGCGCCGCCCTCCACGCGGCAGAAAAAGGGTTCCACGTTGTCATTTTAACCAAAGGTGCAAAGCCGGACGGCTCATCGAACTACGCTCAAGGCGGTATCTGCTCTGTCACCGAAAAAACAGACAAATTTGAATTCCATGTGGCAGACACCCTCGAAGCAGGTGCAGGTCTTTGCAAAAAGGACTCCGTGAAAATTCTCGTGAAGAACGGTCCCACGACTATCAAGCAACTCGTGAAGTGGGGTGTCCAGTTCACACCGTCCCCCGAGGACAAAACGCAGTTTGACCTCCACCTCGAAGGCGGACACAGCCACCACCGCATTTTGCACGCCGCAGACCTCACCGGTAAAGAGATCATGCGCGCCCTCCTCTGCGAACTTCACAAGCAAAAGAACATCGACTACCTTGAAAACTGCTACATCAAGGACTTGATTTGCGAAGGCGAAGGCAAGGACAAACGCTGCGTCGGTGCAAAGATTATCCACCAGAAGTCCGGCGAAGTCGAAAGCATCTACGCCAAGGCAACCATCCTTTCGACAGGTGGTGCAGGCCGTATTTGGCAGTACACCGTCTGCCCGCCCGATAGCTGTGGCGACGGCATGGCAATTGCAGCCCGTGCAGGCGCAGCTCTCCAGGACATCGAGTTCATGCAGTTCCACCCGACTAGCTTGTACGCACCGAAGTTCAAGAAGCCGTTCCTCATTTCCGAAGCGGTGCGCGGTTTCGGCGGTATCCTCAAGAACGACAAGGGCGAAGAATTCATGAACCAGGTGCACCCACTGCACTCCCTCGCCCCGCGTGATATTGTCGCTCGCGCAATCCACAGCGAAATGCAGCGTCTCGGCAAGGACCACATGTTTATCGACCTCTCTGGCCGTACCCCGAAGGACATCAAGAGCCACTTCCCGCACATTTATTCTAAGTGCATGGATGCTGGCATTGACATCACGAAGGAATGGATCCCGGTCGTTCCGGCAGCCCACTACATGTGTGGTGGTGTTCTCGTCGATACTTGGTCCCGCACCGAAATCAAGGGACTCTATGCTTGCGGCGAAGTTGCTGCAACAGGCGTTCACGGAGCAAACCGTCTTGCCTCGAACTCGCTTTTGGAAAGCGTAGTGTTTGCCATCCGCGCTGTCGATGATATCGAAAAGAGCGGCATCACTAAGGATAAATTCACCGCACCCAAGTCCAAGAAAGAAACGGTCAGCTTCGCAAAAGCCGCCTACTGGCGCAAGCGCAAGAAGATGCTCCAGGACATGATGTGGACGCACTGCGGCATTGTCCGTACCGTCGCAGGACTCAACCAAGGTCTCAAGGTTATCGAAAGCCTCGAAGCCGACGTTGCAGCCGCTATCAAGAACAAAGAAACTGAAAACTTGCACTTCCTGGAATTCCTGAACGCCCTTCAGGTTTCCAAGATGATTCTCATCGCCGCCCTCCGTCGCAAGGAATCTCGCGGGCTTCACTACATCCTCGATTACCCAAATCAGGATCCGAAGACGAAGCACCAGAGCATTTACTTGAGCGACAAGAAATAA
- the murC gene encoding UDP-N-acetylmuramate--L-alanine ligase, with protein MTNSYFFIGVAGVGMSAIAQYLVGKGVAVSGSDRQFGEFLNGNAEKPLVMSQLEDCGIKCFAQDGSGVVEGLTAVVVSTAIEDSNPDLKRAKELGVPVMHRSEMLAKISKEARTIAISGTSGKSTVTAMVYHILEYAGLQPSVMTGAGLVNLQAQGKIGNAVSGKGEWLVAEVDESDGTLVRYEPEIGVILNIDKDHKEISELEQIFLKFSQNVLSAGHILIVNDAHPLAKKFSAGREFDFGYESYVSVQGIDFKSVGTHIQFRVRHGNELVKFEIPLPGKHNMENALAATAAALRAGVSLHTCADALSSFPGVFRRHQILGTFNGVTLVDDFAHNPAKIAASIKSAQDFTEGRVIAWFQPHGFGPTRFLRKDLVDFIAKTLRPMDMDFDRKNDVMFFSEIYYAGGTVTRDISAGDLADDLILKGCEAIYIADRNECAKKMLEYAEPGDTILLMGARDPSLKEYACYVKQLLEDR; from the coding sequence ATGACTAATTCTTACTTCTTTATCGGTGTTGCTGGCGTGGGCATGAGTGCCATCGCGCAGTATTTGGTGGGCAAGGGCGTTGCTGTGAGCGGTAGCGACCGTCAGTTCGGCGAGTTCCTGAACGGAAATGCCGAAAAGCCGCTTGTCATGAGCCAACTCGAAGATTGCGGAATCAAGTGCTTTGCGCAGGATGGTTCCGGCGTTGTCGAAGGCCTTACCGCCGTCGTGGTGAGCACCGCTATCGAAGATTCGAATCCGGATTTGAAGCGTGCGAAGGAACTTGGCGTCCCAGTGATGCACCGCAGCGAAATGCTCGCAAAGATTTCCAAGGAAGCGCGCACGATTGCGATTAGCGGTACGAGCGGAAAGTCAACGGTGACCGCGATGGTTTACCACATTCTCGAATATGCGGGACTCCAGCCATCTGTGATGACGGGGGCTGGCCTCGTGAACTTGCAGGCTCAGGGCAAGATTGGAAATGCTGTGAGTGGCAAGGGCGAATGGCTCGTTGCCGAAGTCGATGAAAGCGATGGAACACTTGTTCGCTATGAACCGGAAATCGGCGTCATTTTGAACATCGACAAAGACCACAAGGAAATCTCCGAGCTCGAACAAATTTTCTTGAAGTTTAGCCAGAACGTTTTGAGCGCAGGTCACATCTTGATTGTGAACGATGCGCACCCGCTCGCAAAGAAGTTTAGCGCCGGTCGAGAATTTGACTTTGGCTATGAAAGCTATGTGAGCGTTCAGGGAATTGACTTTAAGTCTGTCGGAACGCATATTCAGTTCCGCGTGCGTCATGGCAATGAACTTGTGAAGTTCGAAATTCCGCTGCCGGGCAAGCACAATATGGAAAATGCTTTGGCCGCCACAGCCGCCGCACTTCGCGCGGGCGTTTCGCTCCACACATGTGCCGATGCGCTTTCGTCTTTCCCGGGCGTGTTCCGCCGTCACCAGATTCTCGGGACATTCAACGGCGTGACGCTTGTCGATGACTTTGCCCACAATCCGGCGAAAATTGCCGCGAGCATCAAGAGCGCCCAGGACTTTACCGAAGGCCGCGTGATTGCTTGGTTCCAGCCGCATGGCTTTGGTCCGACGCGATTCTTGCGCAAGGACTTGGTGGACTTTATCGCCAAGACGCTTCGCCCGATGGATATGGATTTTGACCGCAAGAACGATGTGATGTTCTTCAGCGAAATCTATTATGCTGGCGGAACGGTCACGCGTGACATTAGCGCAGGCGACCTCGCGGATGACTTGATTCTCAAGGGTTGTGAGGCTATTTACATTGCTGACCGCAACGAGTGCGCCAAGAAAATGCTAGAATATGCAGAACCAGGCGACACGATTTTGCTGATGGGCGCGAGAGATCCTAGCTTAAAGGAATATGCATGTTACGTCAAACAACTTTTAGAAGATCGATAA
- a CDS encoding CvpA family protein codes for MNWIDITCAACILVFGILGLWRGLLSSVFKLCGWVAAIFGAYFAQGLLGDFFIRNFAFGDFAARLICTCIGFLVPFLLFSLIGHIVGDSIKDTIVGKTNRILGMLFGLIKAALICFVLLTILHLLPVEGNLKATRNDAIAYNVYKSTLETMGYSSDEVNLRKMAKEKASELTKSITDKTINKAKDTAEEAADSAKTAVKNAADSVANKVSETAEKAKDAAIAAKDAAVKTFENGKSSSSNAAKK; via the coding sequence ATGAATTGGATAGATATTACATGCGCAGCTTGCATACTCGTGTTCGGCATTCTCGGATTGTGGCGCGGGCTCTTAAGCAGTGTGTTTAAGCTGTGCGGTTGGGTAGCCGCTATCTTTGGTGCATATTTTGCACAAGGTTTACTTGGGGATTTTTTTATACGTAATTTCGCCTTTGGCGACTTTGCGGCACGCCTCATCTGTACCTGCATCGGCTTTTTAGTGCCGTTCCTTCTGTTCTCGCTCATCGGACACATCGTTGGCGATTCTATCAAGGACACGATCGTCGGTAAAACGAACCGCATTTTGGGTATGTTGTTCGGACTCATCAAGGCAGCCCTTATTTGCTTTGTCCTCCTGACCATTCTGCATTTGCTCCCCGTCGAAGGCAATCTCAAAGCCACCAGAAACGACGCCATCGCTTACAATGTCTATAAATCGACGCTTGAAACCATGGGCTATTCTTCAGACGAAGTCAATCTCCGCAAGATGGCAAAGGAAAAAGCAAGCGAACTTACTAAGTCGATTACAGACAAAACTATCAACAAGGCAAAAGATACGGCAGAAGAAGCCGCAGACAGCGCAAAGACTGCCGTCAAGAATGCAGCCGACAGCGTAGCAAATAAAGTTAGCGAAACAGCCGAAAAAGCAAAAGACGCCGCCATCGCCGCTAAGGATGCCGCAGTAAAAACGTTTGAAAACGGAAAGAGTTCGTCTTCAAACGCTGCTAAAAAATAA
- a CDS encoding S1 RNA-binding domain-containing protein — MELGRINRARVESITPQGYYLELETGGSVLLPGNRNKFTLVEGEIIDVFVYTDSEDRPIATLDKPLAQVGEFAVLTVKEVNRVGAFLDWGLNKDLFLPFKQQLGELQKGDRCVVFVLEDEKSGRIIATEKIKSFIDPDTNDLHIGQRVELAAYEVTPDYVDCLVDYRYTGRLMMTPGMERIYIGDTMPGFIQRFTSDGKITLNLTPIGYKGVMKSESPNAVMQKLEAAGGFLPYGDHTDPETIRREFGMSKKTFKKIIGTLFREEKIVITEDGIRAV; from the coding sequence ATGGAACTTGGAAGAATTAACCGCGCACGCGTCGAATCTATCACGCCTCAGGGGTATTACCTCGAACTTGAAACCGGCGGAAGCGTGCTCCTCCCCGGCAACCGCAACAAATTCACACTCGTCGAAGGCGAAATCATTGACGTGTTCGTTTACACGGACTCCGAAGACCGCCCGATTGCAACGCTTGACAAGCCGCTCGCACAGGTAGGCGAATTTGCGGTACTTACCGTCAAGGAAGTCAACCGCGTTGGCGCATTCTTGGATTGGGGTCTCAACAAGGACTTGTTCCTCCCCTTCAAGCAGCAACTCGGCGAATTGCAGAAAGGCGACCGCTGCGTTGTCTTTGTGCTCGAAGACGAAAAGAGCGGACGCATCATCGCCACCGAAAAAATCAAGAGCTTTATCGATCCGGACACGAACGACTTGCATATCGGCCAGCGCGTGGAGCTCGCCGCTTACGAAGTCACACCCGACTATGTTGATTGCCTCGTGGATTATCGTTACACGGGTCGCCTCATGATGACGCCCGGCATGGAACGCATCTACATCGGCGATACGATGCCCGGATTTATCCAGCGCTTCACAAGCGACGGAAAGATTACGCTCAACTTAACTCCGATTGGCTACAAGGGCGTGATGAAAAGCGAAAGCCCCAATGCAGTCATGCAAAAGCTCGAAGCTGCGGGCGGATTCCTCCCCTACGGCGACCACACAGACCCGGAAACGATCCGTCGTGAATTCGGCATGTCCAAGAAGACGTTCAAGAAGATTATCGGAACGCTTTTCCGCGAAGAAAAAATCGTGATTACCGAAGACGGAATTCGCGCAGTTTAA
- a CDS encoding amidohydrolase yields MDKKIVLKNVFFDGAKRDILIVGNLFEKVTRPLEPADYEGAEIVDCSHFAIMPAFYNGHTHASMSLLRGFADDMELGKWLNEYIWPTEAKLTLDDIAVGSRLAVLEMIKSGTVFFTDMYWHREQTMRVVEEMGIRAAIGVTFAEPLMSPEAWAANVDFLKNHTGESERVQLVVMPHAIYTVGEEKTAELIELAHAENYKIHTHLSETMTEIKNCMEQFGCTPVEFWKRLGGLNSNFSAAHCTHFTASDRKIFAESGATAILNPCSNMKLNSGIPQVAEMIKDGMKLGLGTDGDSSNNNLDMQEEMKTIALLAKYLGTAETLPAEDALKMATCNVAQFFGINAGRIAEGYLADCLLIDLNNERMVPCYNIYSNWVYSANSSAIDSVMCNGKFVMRGRHVDGEEEILRDARECAARLASK; encoded by the coding sequence ATGGACAAAAAGATTGTTCTAAAAAATGTGTTTTTTGATGGCGCCAAGCGCGACATCTTGATCGTCGGTAATCTCTTTGAAAAGGTCACGCGTCCGCTGGAACCTGCTGATTACGAAGGCGCTGAAATCGTTGATTGTTCGCATTTCGCGATTATGCCTGCTTTCTATAACGGCCATACGCATGCATCAATGTCGCTGTTGCGCGGTTTTGCTGATGACATGGAACTTGGCAAATGGCTCAACGAATACATTTGGCCGACAGAAGCGAAACTCACGCTTGACGATATCGCTGTTGGGAGCCGCCTTGCAGTTCTCGAAATGATCAAGTCGGGAACGGTATTTTTTACGGACATGTATTGGCATCGTGAACAGACGATGCGCGTTGTCGAAGAGATGGGAATCCGTGCGGCAATTGGCGTTACGTTTGCGGAACCGCTGATGTCGCCAGAAGCTTGGGCGGCGAATGTCGATTTCTTGAAGAATCACACGGGCGAATCGGAACGTGTGCAGCTCGTGGTAATGCCGCATGCAATTTACACGGTGGGCGAGGAGAAAACTGCAGAACTCATTGAACTTGCTCATGCCGAGAATTACAAGATTCACACGCATTTGTCCGAAACGATGACCGAAATTAAGAATTGTATGGAACAGTTCGGCTGTACGCCTGTGGAATTCTGGAAACGTTTGGGCGGTTTGAATTCGAATTTCTCGGCTGCGCACTGCACGCATTTCACGGCGTCTGACCGCAAGATTTTTGCGGAATCGGGTGCAACCGCAATTCTGAACCCGTGCTCCAACATGAAGCTGAACAGCGGCATTCCGCAGGTTGCCGAAATGATTAAGGACGGCATGAAGCTTGGTCTTGGCACGGATGGCGATTCGTCGAATAATAATCTCGACATGCAAGAAGAAATGAAGACGATTGCGCTTTTGGCGAAGTATCTCGGAACCGCAGAAACGCTCCCGGCAGAAGATGCTCTCAAGATGGCTACATGCAATGTTGCGCAGTTCTTTGGAATCAATGCCGGCCGCATTGCAGAAGGCTATCTCGCAGATTGCTTGCTGATTGACTTGAACAACGAGCGTATGGTGCCATGCTACAATATCTATAGCAACTGGGTCTATTCTGCAAATTCAAGTGCAATTGATTCTGTGATGTGCAACGGCAAGTTCGTGATGCGCGGTCGCCATGTCGATGGGGAAGAAGAAATCCTCCGCGATGCTCGCGAATGCGCTGCGCGTCTCGCTTCTAAATAA
- a CDS encoding DUF5662 family protein: MFHPIRHFITITKHRNEVIRLCIKAGIGLQGLFHDLSKYSPTEFIPGAKYYTGKESPNNGERRETGYSLAWMHHKGRNKHHFEFWYDYDMKTKKIVPMDMPDRYIKEMFCDRVAASKTYNRKGYTQEAPLLYLTKSTAHEKMTETTYKKLLFLLKKLAKDGEKETLRFMRHCKELPTE, from the coding sequence ATGTTCCACCCGATCCGTCATTTCATTACGATTACAAAACACCGAAACGAAGTCATTCGGCTTTGTATAAAGGCGGGTATCGGGTTACAGGGGCTATTCCACGATTTGTCGAAATACAGCCCTACCGAATTTATTCCTGGCGCGAAGTATTACACAGGCAAGGAATCGCCGAACAACGGCGAACGCCGCGAAACAGGTTACAGTCTTGCATGGATGCACCACAAGGGGCGCAACAAGCACCACTTTGAATTTTGGTACGATTACGACATGAAGACGAAGAAAATCGTGCCGATGGACATGCCGGACCGCTACATCAAGGAGATGTTCTGCGACCGCGTGGCAGCCTCCAAGACGTATAACAGGAAAGGTTACACGCAAGAGGCACCGCTCCTGTATTTGACGAAAAGCACCGCGCATGAGAAGATGACGGAAACGACTTACAAGAAGTTACTGTTCCTGCTCAAGAAACTCGCAAAGGATGGCGAAAAAGAAACGCTTAGGTTTATGCGGCATTGCAAGGAACTGCCAACGGAATAA
- a CDS encoding peptidylprolyl isomerase — MLTWINEKAKWVIVIFAAGIAVGLLAMDRVPDQGRSYPIGVVNDTKISYTDFDSRVKMIVQNQYQNQHLDDEQYSQLRAQVFSSFVRQALFAEQYEKAELSASVAELKNEFKRNSDAVRARLVQEAQARLYAIQQQATSQDDLIQRSQAYLSSLPKFLTDTTFNKADYDAWIETPAAYRWSSMLMLEDEMKNNTIPARQLQTLVGASVHPTSLEAKWSVERRMTDYELQVAVAPNSAFVVDSNSVDSVMVAGYFNAHLDSFFVKSDAAQFQYVSIPVEATAGDDASIREYAMTLYYQLTDSSSTTTFEDMARVSSEDPGSAEKGGILSDDFVGRGTYVKPFEEVAFALDSGKISEPVRSQFGYHIIKSYGNVKNAKGEVEKVKVGHILLTVTASSNTIDSLEKILTNIKKDVDAGSDLLTEAQARGLEVKTSEWVSRDGNMAAFGYLKGLASFAWPNENLPKEESEISGVLRNNKWVVIAKKIGSFKAGERSLPLYYSDIKETLLKQKAGKAAEIYLNSVAAQVKAWNPADTATKIEKVELETKNSSVDGFVPGFGYGNAQIAKVVGKATVGEWTAPVVAENGAVMLKVVSKKTPKLEEVEDAIKQDVDNSYRFGVMTAFNDYVTTLEASTPVQSNLDLFYRD, encoded by the coding sequence ATGTTAACGTGGATTAATGAAAAAGCCAAGTGGGTAATTGTGATCTTTGCCGCCGGTATCGCCGTCGGTCTCCTCGCCATGGACCGTGTTCCGGACCAGGGCCGCAGCTATCCTATCGGCGTTGTCAATGATACCAAGATTTCTTATACGGATTTTGATTCTCGCGTGAAGATGATCGTGCAGAATCAGTACCAGAACCAGCACTTGGACGACGAACAGTACTCTCAGCTCCGCGCTCAGGTGTTCTCCAGCTTCGTTCGTCAGGCTCTTTTTGCCGAACAGTACGAAAAGGCCGAACTGAGTGCCTCGGTTGCCGAACTCAAGAACGAATTCAAGCGCAATTCCGACGCCGTTCGTGCCCGCTTGGTCCAGGAAGCTCAGGCTCGCCTCTATGCCATCCAGCAGCAGGCTACTTCTCAGGATGACTTGATCCAGCGTTCTCAGGCATACCTCAGCTCTTTGCCGAAGTTCCTCACGGACACGACTTTCAACAAGGCTGATTACGATGCTTGGATTGAAACTCCGGCTGCATACCGCTGGAGCTCCATGCTCATGCTCGAAGACGAAATGAAGAACAACACCATTCCGGCTCGTCAGCTCCAGACCTTGGTTGGTGCTTCTGTCCATCCGACTTCTCTTGAAGCCAAGTGGAGTGTCGAACGCCGCATGACGGATTACGAACTGCAGGTGGCGGTCGCCCCGAATTCTGCATTTGTTGTGGATAGCAACTCCGTGGATAGCGTGATGGTCGCTGGCTACTTCAACGCTCATCTCGACAGCTTCTTTGTTAAGAGTGATGCTGCTCAGTTCCAGTATGTTTCTATCCCGGTCGAAGCTACCGCCGGTGATGACGCTAGCATCCGCGAATACGCTATGACGCTTTACTACCAGCTCACCGACTCCTCTTCTACGACGACCTTCGAAGACATGGCTCGCGTTTCTTCTGAAGATCCGGGCAGTGCTGAAAAGGGCGGTATCTTGAGCGATGATTTCGTTGGTCGTGGCACTTATGTGAAGCCGTTCGAAGAAGTTGCTTTTGCTCTTGACTCTGGCAAGATTTCTGAACCGGTCCGCTCTCAGTTCGGTTACCACATCATCAAGTCTTACGGCAATGTGAAGAACGCTAAGGGTGAAGTTGAAAAGGTCAAGGTTGGCCACATCCTCCTCACCGTGACGGCTTCTTCTAACACTATTGATAGCCTCGAAAAGATTCTCACCAACATCAAGAAGGATGTTGATGCTGGCTCAGACTTGCTGACTGAAGCTCAGGCTCGCGGTCTCGAAGTCAAGACTTCTGAATGGGTTTCTCGTGATGGCAACATGGCAGCCTTTGGTTACCTCAAGGGTCTCGCTTCTTTCGCATGGCCGAACGAAAACCTCCCGAAAGAAGAAAGCGAAATCTCTGGCGTGCTCAGAAACAACAAGTGGGTTGTCATTGCCAAGAAGATTGGTTCCTTCAAGGCTGGCGAACGTAGCCTCCCGCTCTACTACAGCGATATCAAGGAAACTCTCCTCAAGCAGAAGGCTGGCAAGGCTGCCGAAATCTACTTGAACTCTGTTGCTGCTCAGGTCAAGGCTTGGAATCCGGCTGATACTGCTACCAAGATTGAAAAGGTTGAACTTGAAACCAAGAATTCCTCTGTCGATGGCTTTGTTCCGGGCTTTGGCTACGGCAATGCCCAGATCGCAAAGGTTGTTGGCAAGGCTACGGTTGGCGAATGGACTGCTCCGGTTGTCGCTGAAAACGGTGCCGTGATGCTCAAGGTTGTTTCCAAGAAGACTCCGAAGCTCGAAGAAGTCGAAGACGCCATCAAGCAGGATGTAGACAACTCCTACCGCTTTGGTGTGATGACTGCTTTCAACGACTACGTGACGACTCTCGAAGCTTCTACGCCGGTCCAGAGCAACCTCGATCTCTTCTATAGAGACTAG